The following coding sequences are from one Leptolyngbya sp. NIES-3755 window:
- a CDS encoding hypothetical protein (similar to AA sequence:cyanobase_aa:MAE51570): MAARQLRYDKEEIARRGRDLYEMQVRSQVEEGNHGKIVAIDIETGAYEVAKDSLTASDQLLAHHPDAQIWFVRIGHRAVHRIGYSGAAELQ, from the coding sequence ATGGCAGCGCGGCAACTTCGATACGACAAAGAGGAAATTGCGCGGCGGGGACGTGATCTCTACGAGATGCAAGTGCGATCGCAGGTCGAGGAAGGCAATCACGGGAAAATTGTCGCGATCGACATTGAAACTGGAGCCTATGAAGTTGCTAAAGATAGCTTAACGGCTTCTGATCAACTCCTTGCTCACCATCCTGATGCTCAGATCTGGTTTGTGCGAATTGGACATCGTGCAGTTCATCGAATTGGATACTCTGGAGCAGCCGAACTGCAATGA
- a CDS encoding hypothetical protein (similar to AA sequence:cyanobase_aa:MAE51580), with the protein MMIGRVNSNREAIIQIAIVGNNKQLRSVRAVIDTGFTGDLTLPKAIVDELEFPIRGIQEVILGDGSIQDFEMYAGSVIWDGQMRRVEINAAETDSLVGMGLLENYKLEVEGRPGGEVRVTVLT; encoded by the coding sequence ATGATGATCGGAAGGGTAAATTCAAATCGTGAGGCGATCATTCAAATTGCGATCGTCGGCAACAACAAGCAGCTAAGAAGTGTCAGAGCAGTGATTGATACAGGATTCACGGGAGATCTAACTTTGCCCAAAGCGATCGTTGATGAATTAGAGTTCCCGATTCGAGGAATTCAGGAGGTTATTCTGGGCGATGGAAGCATTCAAGACTTTGAAATGTATGCCGGATCTGTCATCTGGGATGGACAAATGAGGCGAGTTGAAATAAATGCCGCAGAAACAGATTCATTGGTCGGTATGGGACTCCTGGAGAACTACAAACTGGAGGTTGAAGGAAGACCGGGTGGCGAAGTTAGAGTCACTGTTCTGACCTGA
- a CDS encoding hypothetical protein (conserved hypothetical protein;~similar to AA sequence:cyanobase_aa:AM1_3712): MSETINFYNLDKPYGYFSNFARYPIDINGKTWATSEHYFQAQKFPETPHEEEIRQAKSPRQAADMGRDRSRPLRPDWEAVKDDVMREALYAKFTQHPDLKEKLLATDDAVLVEHTRNDSYWGDGGDGSGRNMLGKLLMELRDRIRNEVAGTE, from the coding sequence ATGAGCGAAACAATCAACTTCTATAACCTCGATAAGCCCTACGGTTATTTCTCAAACTTTGCCCGTTACCCGATCGACATCAACGGCAAAACCTGGGCAACTTCAGAACATTACTTTCAAGCTCAGAAATTTCCAGAAACACCGCACGAAGAAGAAATTCGGCAAGCCAAGAGTCCACGCCAAGCAGCAGACATGGGACGCGATCGCTCTAGACCCTTACGCCCAGATTGGGAAGCCGTAAAAGATGATGTCATGCGCGAGGCATTGTACGCGAAATTCACCCAACACCCGGATTTGAAAGAGAAGCTACTCGCGACAGATGATGCTGTGTTAGTGGAACATACGCGAAATGACTCGTATTGGGGAGATGGTGGCGATGGCAGTGGGCGGAATATGTTAGGGAAACTGTTGATGGAACTTCGCGATCGAATCCGAAATGAGGTCGCAGGAACCGAATGA
- the aroK gene encoding shikimate kinase (ab initio prediction:Prodigal:2.6;~protein motif:HAMAP:MF_00109), which translates to MKTLYLMCGMPFSGKTTLAKSICQALQCSYISLDEINEARSLFGGEGIPIEEWEKTHAIANEQLRQWMPSGADIVLDDTSCFRWLRDRYRNLAEQYHYRMIVIYLDLSIDEIRSRLQQNEMIQTRLGVKAEIINEMWNTFEPPRSDEVTILYTPDQNIDQWITKHFQ; encoded by the coding sequence ATGAAAACACTTTACCTGATGTGCGGAATGCCTTTCTCTGGCAAAACGACCTTAGCAAAATCGATTTGTCAGGCGTTGCAGTGTTCGTACATCAGCTTAGACGAAATTAATGAAGCTCGATCGCTGTTTGGCGGCGAGGGGATTCCCATTGAAGAGTGGGAAAAAACACACGCGATCGCAAACGAACAGTTGCGACAGTGGATGCCGTCTGGAGCAGATATTGTTTTGGATGATACCAGTTGTTTTCGTTGGTTACGCGATCGCTATCGAAACTTAGCCGAGCAGTATCACTATCGAATGATTGTGATTTATTTGGATTTGTCGATCGATGAAATTCGCAGCAGGCTTCAGCAGAACGAAATGATTCAAACTAGATTGGGAGTGAAAGCAGAAATCATCAATGAGATGTGGAATACGTTTGAGCCGCCTCGATCGGATGAAGTTACTATCCTGTACACACCTGACCAGAACATTGATCAATGGATAACCAAGCACTTCCAGTAG
- a CDS encoding adenosine deaminase (similar to AA sequence:cyanobase_aa:NIES39_H00890), with the protein MDNQALPVELTSRLHRMPKAEIHVHVEGAIDAETYYQMAQRNRVELPVKSLEEWKTFFEFRDFPHFIQVYTAAVNCIQTPEDYALMIERLYQRQSQENIRYTEAFLSASFLTQKFEDDEILDVIAQGCATGEAKYPCQIRFIPDIAREIPNSQERVLEFILKGKERGLFIGLGVGGLEVGYPPELFTQTYLEAQRQGLRLVAHAGEAVGAESIWGAIDALQAERIGHGIRCLEDPKLVKVLQQRKIPLEVSPQSNYCLGVVKQGKPHPIRQMVDAELFCTVNSDDPAMFSTSLTNEYVMLANQGFSWEELWQLNLNTLEATFLDEAEKSNYRTEWQNFAQSTM; encoded by the coding sequence ATGGATAACCAAGCACTTCCAGTAGAGCTTACGAGTCGGCTCCACAGAATGCCGAAAGCGGAAATTCATGTTCACGTAGAAGGCGCGATCGATGCCGAAACTTACTATCAGATGGCACAGCGAAATCGAGTTGAGCTACCTGTGAAATCCTTGGAAGAATGGAAGACTTTCTTTGAATTTCGGGATTTTCCGCATTTCATCCAAGTTTATACAGCAGCCGTCAATTGCATTCAAACGCCCGAAGATTATGCACTGATGATTGAGCGGTTGTATCAGCGGCAATCCCAAGAGAATATTCGATATACAGAAGCGTTTTTGAGTGCATCGTTTCTGACTCAGAAGTTTGAAGATGACGAGATTTTAGATGTGATCGCTCAAGGTTGTGCCACTGGAGAAGCTAAATATCCCTGCCAAATTCGGTTCATTCCTGATATTGCGCGTGAAATTCCAAACTCTCAAGAGCGCGTTTTAGAGTTCATTCTCAAAGGCAAAGAACGAGGGTTATTTATTGGCTTGGGGGTCGGAGGATTAGAAGTCGGATATCCTCCAGAATTGTTTACTCAAACCTATTTAGAAGCACAGCGGCAAGGACTCCGATTAGTGGCTCATGCAGGAGAAGCTGTGGGAGCAGAAAGTATTTGGGGCGCGATCGATGCACTCCAAGCAGAACGGATTGGACACGGCATTCGATGTTTAGAAGATCCGAAGTTAGTCAAAGTTCTGCAACAGCGAAAAATCCCGCTAGAAGTCTCACCTCAGAGCAATTATTGTTTAGGTGTTGTTAAACAGGGAAAACCGCACCCAATTCGCCAAATGGTTGATGCTGAACTTTTCTGCACAGTGAATTCTGATGATCCAGCAATGTTTTCAACCAGCCTAACAAATGAATATGTGATGTTAGCAAATCAAGGATTTAGCTGGGAAGAACTTTGGCAACTCAATCTCAATACTTTGGAAGCAACGTTTTTGGATGAAGCTGAGAAAAGTAACTATCGGACGGAATGGCAAAACTTTGCTCAATCTACAATGTAA
- a CDS encoding hypothetical protein (hypothetical protein Npun_R3604;~similar to AA sequence:cyanobase_aa:LBDG_48730), which yields MSQPKLTKRVSTALVNALSAGVVPRVGLDHIAVGREKEIAAIQQDFEHIANGGAAFRFVIGRYGAGKSFTLQLIRNLAMESGFVVADADITPDRRLVGSQGAGVATYRELMRNLATKSRPEGGALTIILERWIAAIQAQVAQETGMKPNEEGFDQQVEAQIRLVTQDVADLVNGFDFATVIIAYWTGYRSNDETKKESAMRWLRGEFSTKTEAKAALGVRVIIDDDSWYDYIKLIARFAADIDYKGLIVILDEVVHLSKIPTAIARQNNYDKLLAMFNDAMQGKVSHLGTLIGGTPQFLEDPRRGLYSDPAWQRRTAQSRIVQSDAIDTSSPVIYLEPLNDSELQILLQRISNVFCTHYELKKQISSSEISNFITAVRGGKIGTETRLTPGEIIRDFMTALNLLQQNPQLKFNELINTQQYQSATVNETQSTTDDEFAEFTL from the coding sequence ATGTCTCAGCCTAAACTCACAAAACGTGTCTCAACTGCCCTCGTGAATGCACTTAGTGCTGGTGTTGTGCCACGAGTAGGCTTAGATCATATTGCGGTCGGACGTGAAAAGGAAATTGCCGCAATCCAGCAAGATTTTGAGCATATTGCGAACGGTGGGGCAGCATTTCGCTTTGTCATCGGGCGATATGGAGCAGGCAAAAGCTTTACGCTGCAACTCATTCGTAATTTGGCGATGGAAAGCGGTTTCGTCGTGGCGGATGCGGATATTACGCCCGATCGACGTTTAGTGGGCAGTCAAGGGGCAGGAGTCGCCACTTACCGCGAACTGATGCGAAATCTAGCGACCAAGAGCCGTCCGGAGGGTGGAGCTTTAACAATCATTCTGGAGCGTTGGATTGCAGCCATTCAAGCGCAAGTGGCACAAGAAACGGGAATGAAGCCGAATGAAGAAGGTTTTGATCAACAGGTCGAAGCGCAAATTCGATTAGTCACTCAGGATGTTGCGGATTTGGTGAATGGATTCGATTTCGCCACCGTCATTATTGCGTATTGGACGGGATATCGATCGAATGATGAAACTAAAAAAGAATCGGCAATGCGCTGGTTGCGAGGAGAATTCTCGACCAAAACCGAAGCGAAAGCGGCGTTAGGGGTGCGAGTGATTATTGATGACGATTCTTGGTATGACTACATCAAATTGATTGCTCGATTTGCAGCGGATATTGACTATAAAGGCTTGATTGTGATTCTTGATGAAGTGGTGCATTTGTCAAAGATTCCAACTGCGATCGCACGTCAAAATAACTATGACAAGCTTCTAGCAATGTTCAATGATGCGATGCAAGGGAAAGTCAGTCATCTTGGAACCTTGATCGGTGGAACTCCTCAATTTCTCGAAGATCCGAGACGTGGATTGTATAGTGATCCAGCGTGGCAGCGTCGAACCGCTCAGAGTCGAATCGTCCAAAGTGATGCGATCGATACCAGTTCTCCTGTGATCTATCTTGAACCACTGAATGATAGTGAACTACAGATTTTGCTACAAAGAATCTCAAATGTCTTTTGCACTCACTATGAATTGAAGAAACAGATTAGTTCAAGCGAAATTTCTAACTTTATCACTGCGGTACGAGGCGGAAAAATTGGAACTGAAACCCGTTTAACACCCGGTGAAATTATTCGCGACTTTATGACGGCACTGAATCTACTGCAACAGAATCCGCAGCTTAAGTTCAATGAATTAATCAACACTCAGCAATATCAATCTGCAACCGTAAATGAAACACAATCTACAACCGATGACGAATTCGCTGAGTTTACATTGTAG
- a CDS encoding G-protein-signaling modulator 2 (similar to AA sequence:cyanobase_aa:MAE46650) produces MDDAKHHNEEIYDRLISLIENSQGRLAPIVVACDDLRLRDRMIVRYENEARQAKIRPYRIVLGKEPSLRSNLAKLKEQDEYLQNNGEAVFTVTGAELLLRVKLNPQEEQSEIEKFFGYLQWTREGLREFRYPIVLWVTTSILREMKLRAADFWSWRKAELRFLDESIEQIPLVNDHLSFSKLDSSSDETLPPLDELLAEIRELEERSPKSAGVATLYDKLGRVYARQIEQGEAQNLEQERERAIKAFGKAIIEFKSLADNRALIDALISLGRFLKAQSELTNALRTFQQSLELAQKIKYHEGELSSLHGLGWVYEQLEQPSQAISFNQQFLDLAREVGDAREESNALNNFGGVHSSLKQYPQALNFYQQSLNLRREIGDRDGEGGSLCNIAHIYRLMGHHQPAIEFYQEALEVQREVGNQEFESNSLGGLGSVYKALGQYQRAIDSYDQCLSIKRKIGDRIGEANSLYDMAFPLAKLDRPWEAIQHYQQAKQIYQELGLDFRVEECDTEIYYLNQVIPSQRILTAPKFDDVQPKPRRPNRQKILFLLFVSGIAIALLIWVLTR; encoded by the coding sequence ATGGATGATGCGAAGCACCACAACGAAGAGATATACGATCGCTTAATTTCGCTGATTGAAAACTCTCAGGGGCGATTGGCTCCGATCGTGGTTGCTTGTGATGATTTGCGATTGCGCGATCGAATGATTGTGCGGTACGAAAACGAAGCGCGACAGGCAAAGATTCGACCTTATCGGATTGTGTTGGGAAAAGAACCAAGTTTACGATCGAACTTAGCCAAACTGAAAGAGCAAGACGAATACTTACAGAACAATGGTGAAGCTGTATTTACTGTCACGGGTGCAGAACTATTGTTGCGTGTGAAGCTGAATCCGCAAGAGGAACAAAGCGAGATTGAAAAGTTTTTCGGGTATTTGCAGTGGACGAGAGAGGGACTGAGAGAATTTCGATATCCGATCGTGCTTTGGGTGACGACCTCGATTCTGCGCGAAATGAAGCTAAGAGCAGCGGATTTCTGGAGTTGGAGAAAGGCGGAATTGCGATTTTTGGATGAATCGATCGAGCAGATTCCGCTTGTTAATGATCACCTGTCCTTTTCAAAGCTGGATAGTTCTAGTGATGAGACTTTGCCGCCACTAGATGAACTATTGGCAGAGATTCGGGAATTGGAAGAGCGATCGCCCAAATCAGCAGGGGTGGCAACACTATATGACAAGCTTGGACGAGTTTATGCGCGGCAAATAGAGCAGGGCGAGGCGCAAAACTTAGAGCAGGAACGTGAAAGGGCGATCAAGGCTTTCGGGAAAGCGATTATTGAATTCAAATCGCTTGCAGATAATAGAGCTTTAATTGATGCTTTAATAAGTCTGGGTCGCTTTCTAAAAGCTCAATCAGAATTGACTAATGCTCTTCGGACTTTTCAACAGTCCCTAGAGCTTGCTCAAAAGATTAAATATCATGAGGGTGAGCTTTCCTCCCTGCATGGACTGGGATGGGTGTATGAGCAATTAGAACAGCCCTCACAAGCAATTAGCTTTAATCAGCAATTTTTAGATCTTGCTCGTGAAGTAGGTGATGCCCGTGAAGAATCTAATGCTCTCAATAACTTCGGTGGTGTGCATAGTTCGCTGAAGCAGTATCCACAAGCGCTCAACTTTTATCAGCAGTCTTTGAATCTTAGGCGTGAAATAGGCGATCGTGATGGTGAAGGCGGCAGTCTTTGTAATATTGCTCACATTTACAGATTAATGGGGCATCACCAGCCAGCGATCGAGTTTTACCAAGAAGCGCTAGAGGTGCAGCGCGAGGTTGGAAATCAAGAGTTTGAGTCTAATTCTCTGGGTGGCTTAGGTTCTGTTTACAAAGCACTAGGACAATATCAAAGGGCAATTGATTCGTATGATCAATGTCTCAGCATCAAACGCAAGATTGGAGATCGCATCGGAGAAGCCAATTCTCTATACGATATGGCGTTTCCACTTGCGAAACTCGATCGACCGTGGGAAGCCATTCAGCACTACCAGCAAGCAAAGCAAATTTATCAAGAACTTGGACTTGATTTCAGAGTTGAAGAATGCGACACCGAGATTTATTACCTCAATCAAGTTATTCCATCACAGCGGATTCTTACCGCTCCAAAGTTTGACGATGTTCAACCCAAACCACGTCGCCCCAATCGACAAAAAATCCTATTCCTTCTCTTCGTATCAGGAATCGCGATCGCACTTCTAATCTGGGTTCTGACACGGTAA
- a CDS encoding hypothetical protein (similar to AA sequence:cyanobase_aa:MAE46660) — MPTLAELQERLLAFRAAGQNLQLEPLVTQKALSKFGVEYQTDLVDELEQAIEDCTYQDNKLIFTGHRGCGKSTLLAELSFRLLGTGRYFVVMFSIADTIERSAVDHVNILFSMAVQLLEAAERRDVKLKPGIKKELYRWLGKHTKTESETAEAAIEINAEAGAKGGIPGILEFLAKIKSILKVNSVIRNEITTEFARKISDLIAQINSIQTYIENATRQTVLIIIDDLDKLDLSVTETIFAKNIQPLLDPTFRILYTIPVATLREVSLKRGLEGSVKKIHTMRVGKFFSKTTVRKPDRIPDAEMMSIFAQVLQRRLPAQFVDPAIQAQMILKSGGVLRELIRIADSCCDRCMQQLRKQIRLEQFDQPAIVIDQAILESVLTDLQISYAGPLGQLDFETLVGIYHDFKPKDTENQRFLDLLHGLYVLEYRNGVQWYDLNPIVKDLLVQEGALDDG; from the coding sequence ATGCCCACTTTAGCCGAACTCCAAGAGCGACTTTTAGCCTTTCGTGCAGCCGGACAAAATCTGCAACTTGAACCTTTGGTGACACAAAAAGCGCTCTCTAAGTTTGGAGTCGAGTATCAGACTGATCTAGTGGATGAATTGGAGCAAGCGATCGAGGATTGTACTTATCAAGATAATAAGCTGATTTTCACCGGGCATCGAGGCTGTGGAAAATCAACTTTGTTAGCAGAATTGAGTTTTCGATTGTTGGGGACGGGGCGGTATTTTGTGGTGATGTTCTCGATCGCGGATACGATCGAGCGCTCGGCGGTTGATCATGTGAATATTCTGTTTTCGATGGCGGTTCAACTGTTGGAAGCGGCAGAGCGACGGGATGTCAAGCTGAAACCAGGGATTAAAAAAGAACTGTATCGCTGGTTAGGAAAGCATACGAAAACAGAATCGGAAACGGCAGAAGCAGCGATCGAGATCAACGCGGAGGCGGGTGCGAAAGGTGGCATTCCTGGAATTCTGGAGTTTTTAGCGAAGATCAAATCGATTTTGAAAGTGAATTCGGTGATTCGGAATGAAATTACCACTGAGTTCGCCCGGAAGATTTCTGATTTGATTGCTCAGATTAATTCGATTCAGACTTATATCGAAAATGCAACTCGACAGACTGTTCTGATCATTATCGATGACTTAGATAAGCTCGATTTGAGTGTGACAGAGACGATTTTTGCGAAGAACATCCAGCCTTTGCTTGATCCAACCTTTCGGATTCTCTACACGATTCCAGTTGCAACGCTACGAGAAGTATCGCTAAAACGCGGTCTTGAAGGGTCTGTAAAAAAGATTCATACGATGCGAGTTGGAAAGTTTTTTAGCAAAACAACCGTTAGAAAGCCCGATCGTATTCCTGATGCTGAAATGATGTCGATTTTTGCTCAAGTGTTACAGCGGCGACTTCCAGCACAGTTCGTTGATCCAGCAATTCAAGCGCAAATGATTCTGAAAAGTGGTGGAGTGCTGCGAGAATTGATTCGGATTGCGGATAGTTGTTGCGATCGCTGTATGCAGCAACTTCGGAAACAAATACGATTAGAGCAATTTGATCAGCCTGCGATCGTAATTGATCAGGCGATTTTGGAATCTGTGTTAACCGATTTACAGATTAGCTATGCGGGACCATTAGGACAATTGGATTTTGAAACGTTAGTCGGGATCTATCACGACTTTAAGCCGAAAGATACTGAGAATCAGAGATTTCTAGATTTGCTACATGGCTTGTACGTGCTGGAGTATCGGAATGGGGTGCAATGGTATGACCTCAATCCGATCGTGAAAGATTTGCTGGTTCAAGAAGGAGCGCTCGACGATGGATGA
- a CDS encoding hypothetical protein (conserved hypothetical protein;~similar to AA sequence:cyanobase_aa:LBDG_36520) gives MTQAKQRLLYETDYLQWIETTIEHLRNGDYDDIDWDNLIDEIEDMARSQRHKLKSNLVVVLLHLLKWQYQPEKRTGSWEASLLEHRRRIRDAIRDSPSLKPYLETILAESHISARKQAKAETGLSLETFPAEFPYDAASILDDDFLPD, from the coding sequence ATGACTCAGGCAAAACAACGACTACTTTATGAGACAGACTATCTTCAATGGATCGAAACGACGATTGAACATCTTCGGAACGGTGACTATGACGATATTGACTGGGACAACCTAATTGATGAGATCGAAGATATGGCACGAAGTCAGCGACATAAACTGAAAAGCAACTTAGTAGTTGTGTTGCTGCATCTTCTCAAATGGCAATATCAGCCTGAAAAGCGCACAGGTAGCTGGGAAGCAAGTTTACTAGAGCATCGACGGCGAATTCGGGATGCAATCAGAGACTCTCCTAGTCTCAAACCGTATCTCGAAACCATTCTGGCTGAATCACACATCTCAGCAAGAAAGCAGGCAAAAGCTGAGACAGGATTGTCATTAGAGACGTTTCCCGCTGAATTTCCTTATGACGCGGCTTCGATTCTGGATGATGACTTTTTACCAGATTGA
- a CDS encoding ATPase (similar to AA sequence:cyanobase_aa:LBDG_02020): MSFSDEFNLLVRARYPIIYIPTREEERVEAAIAQSAKAQGDRAVCTWDFVDGYQGNPNDVGFGKRNPLQALEFVEKLPMSAPAIFILRDFHRFLEDISISRKLRNLVRLLKSQPKNIVLLSSQLSIPDDLSEVLTVLEFPLPGAAEIKGEIERLVSATGHRLEPKTLDELVRSCQGLSIERIRRVLARAFALHGELRPEDVELILEEKRQTIRQTQILDFYPAKEDISDIGGLDNLKDWLIRRGGSFSDRARQYGLPHPKGLMLVGIQGTGKSLTAKAIAHHWHLPLLRLDVGRLFGGLVGESESRTRQMIQLAEALAPCVLWIDEIDKAFSGVDGRSDAGTTSRVFGTFITWMAEKKSPVFVVATANNIQALPPEMLRKGRFDEIFFVGLPTQEERRSIYSVHLSRLRPHNLKQYDLDRLAYETPDFSGAEIEQTLIEAMHIGFSQNRDFTTDDILEAASQIVPLARTAKEQIDFLQDWAAAGKARLASKHSQLSDRIQRQLQQPE; encoded by the coding sequence ATGAGTTTTAGCGACGAATTCAATCTGCTAGTCCGGGCGCGTTATCCGATCATCTACATTCCGACTCGCGAAGAAGAACGAGTTGAAGCTGCGATCGCACAATCCGCGAAAGCCCAAGGCGATCGTGCCGTCTGTACCTGGGATTTTGTCGATGGCTATCAGGGCAATCCCAACGATGTCGGATTTGGTAAACGCAACCCTTTACAGGCGCTTGAATTCGTTGAAAAACTACCAATGAGTGCCCCAGCGATCTTCATTCTGCGAGACTTTCATCGATTTTTAGAAGATATTTCGATCTCTCGAAAGCTGAGAAATCTAGTTCGACTGCTCAAATCCCAGCCTAAAAATATTGTGCTGTTGTCGTCTCAGCTTTCGATCCCGGATGATCTGAGCGAAGTGCTAACGGTGCTTGAGTTTCCGCTTCCGGGCGCAGCAGAGATTAAAGGTGAAATTGAACGATTAGTCAGTGCGACTGGACATCGATTAGAACCGAAGACCTTAGATGAATTAGTGCGATCGTGCCAAGGATTGTCGATCGAGCGAATTCGTCGCGTTCTTGCCAGAGCTTTCGCGCTTCATGGTGAGCTTCGCCCGGAAGATGTTGAACTCATTCTCGAAGAAAAGCGCCAAACGATTCGACAGACGCAGATTTTAGATTTTTATCCAGCTAAAGAAGATATTTCTGACATTGGCGGATTAGATAACTTGAAAGATTGGCTGATTCGACGGGGCGGATCATTTAGCGATCGAGCTAGACAATATGGATTACCCCATCCTAAAGGTTTGATGCTGGTGGGAATTCAGGGAACGGGAAAATCACTGACCGCAAAAGCGATCGCGCATCATTGGCATTTACCGTTACTTCGATTAGATGTCGGTCGATTGTTCGGTGGCTTAGTCGGAGAATCCGAATCGCGAACTCGTCAAATGATCCAACTTGCCGAAGCGCTTGCCCCTTGTGTGTTGTGGATTGATGAAATTGATAAAGCCTTTTCAGGTGTAGACGGTCGCAGTGATGCGGGAACAACCAGCCGCGTATTTGGAACCTTCATTACTTGGATGGCTGAGAAAAAATCACCTGTATTTGTAGTTGCCACTGCGAACAATATTCAAGCGCTGCCCCCGGAAATGTTGAGAAAGGGACGATTCGATGAAATCTTCTTTGTGGGATTGCCCACACAGGAAGAACGTCGATCGATTTATTCTGTCCATCTTTCTCGCCTGCGTCCGCACAATTTGAAGCAATATGATCTCGATCGACTCGCCTATGAAACTCCAGACTTTTCAGGAGCCGAAATCGAGCAAACCTTGATCGAAGCGATGCACATCGGTTTCAGTCAAAATCGCGACTTTACCACCGATGACATTCTCGAAGCTGCGAGTCAGATTGTTCCCCTCGCTCGAACTGCCAAAGAACAGATTGATTTTCTGCAAGATTGGGCGGCAGCGGGAAAAGCACGACTGGCATCGAAACATAGTCAATTAAGCGATCGTATTCAGCGTCAACTTCAGCAACCGGAGTAA
- a CDS encoding hypothetical protein (protein of unknown function DUF177;~similar to AA sequence:cyanobase_aa:LBDG_02010) — MEAIHIPRLIQYPEHTKTIEFKTLLKDLKTLTPVQGWIKITHQGNFLEISAKAEAIVTLTCHRCLQQFNHRLAIEPSEMIWLDENADQLDELPLDKELSMDDLVETLSPNGYFAPETWLYEQLSLEIPQRQLCEQDCPGIEVADEIKNPGIDSRWAALQAFKGHLN; from the coding sequence ATGGAAGCTATTCACATTCCTCGCCTGATTCAGTATCCGGAGCATACGAAGACGATCGAGTTCAAGACGCTCCTCAAAGATCTCAAAACGCTCACTCCGGTTCAAGGCTGGATCAAAATCACGCATCAAGGCAATTTTCTCGAAATCTCAGCCAAGGCAGAAGCGATCGTAACGCTCACCTGTCATCGATGTTTACAGCAGTTTAATCATCGACTCGCGATCGAGCCAAGCGAAATGATCTGGCTCGATGAGAATGCGGATCAGCTTGACGAATTGCCGCTTGACAAAGAACTTTCGATGGATGATCTGGTTGAAACCTTATCGCCGAACGGTTACTTTGCTCCCGAAACTTGGCTCTACGAACAACTTTCGCTTGAAATTCCTCAACGCCAACTCTGTGAACAAGACTGTCCAGGAATTGAAGTCGCGGACGAGATTAAAAATCCAGGGATCGATAGCCGCTGGGCAGCGTTGCAAGCTTTCAAAGGGCATCTCAATTAG